The Medicago truncatula cultivar Jemalong A17 chromosome 4, MtrunA17r5.0-ANR, whole genome shotgun sequence genome includes a region encoding these proteins:
- the LOC25492724 gene encoding dolichyl-diphosphooligosaccharide--protein glycosyltransferase 48 kDa subunit, producing MAKLIIFLFLTLIPILCNSFTPDKPSDRRILVLLDDFAIKSSHSLYFKSLQSRGFDLDFKLADDPKIALQRYGQYLYDALVLFSPTIERFGGSIDAAAILAFVDSGHDLIVAADSNASDLIREIATECGVDFDEDYGAVVVDHAGYAVSATEGDHTLIASDDFIKSDVILGSKKIEAPVLFQGIAHSLNPSNSLVLKVLSASPTAFSANPKSKLTSPPSLLGSSISLVSVIQARNNARILISGSLSMFSNRFFNSGVQKAGSPTKHDKSGNEQFLTEVSKWVFHERGHLKAVNVQHHKVGETNEPSIYRINDDLEYSVEIYEWSGTTWEPYVADDVQVQFYMMSPYVLKTLSNDNKGRYFTSFKVPDVYGVFQFKVEYDRLGYTSLSLAKQIPVRPFKHNEYERFIPAAYPYYGAAFSMMAGFFVFSAVHLYNK from the exons ATGGCGAAACTcatcatctttctcttcctcACTCTCATTCCAATTCTATGCAATTCCTTCACCCCCGATAAACCTTCAGATCGACGCATCCTTGTCTTACTCGATGACTTCGCCATCAAATCTTCCCACTCTCTCTACTTCAAATCTCTTCAATCTCGTGGATTCGATCTCGATTTCAAGCTCGCCGATGACCCCAAAATCGCGCTTCAGAGATACGGACAGTATCTTTACGATGCATTAGTCTTGTTTTCCCCAACAATTGAAC GTTTTGGAGGATCAATTGATGCTGCTGCTATTTTGGCTTTTGTTGATTCTGGTCATGATTTGATAGTTGCTGCTGATAGCAATGCATCTGATTTAATCAGGGAAATTGCTACTGAGTGTGGAGTGGACTTTGATGAG GATTATGGTGCCGTTGTTGTAGATCATGCTGGATATGCAGTCTCTGCTACCGAAGGGGATCATACATTGATTGCTAGCGATGATTTTATCAAGTCTGATGTGATCTTGGGAAGCAAAAAAATTGAG GCTCCAGTACTTTTCCAGGGAATTGCACATTCATTAAATCCTTCCAATAGCCTG GTGTTGAAAGTTCTATCAGCATCTCCTACGGCTTTTTCTGCCAACCCGAAATCTAAGTTGACAAGTCCTCCATCACTCCTTGGATCTTCAATCTCATTAGTTTCAGTTATACAG GCGAGAAATAATGCTCGGATATTGATCTCTGGCTCATTGAGCATGTTCAGCAACCG ATTTTTCAATTCAGGTGTGCAGAAAGCTGGCAGTCCAACCAA ACACGACAAGTCAGGTAATGAGCAGTTCTTGACTGAAGTTAGCAAATGGGTTTTCCACGAAAGAGGTCACCTCAAG GCGGTGAATGTGCAACACCACAAAGTTGGGGAAACTAACGAACCATCTATCTATAGGATCAACGATGATTTG GAATACTCTGTTGAGATTTATGAGTGGTCTGGGACAACATGGGAACCTTATGTAGCTGATGATGTTCAAGTTCAATTTTACATGATGAGCCCCTATGTCTTGAAGACTTTATCAAATGACAACAAG GGTCGTTATTTCACATCGTTTAAGGTTCCAGATGTCTATGGGGTTTTCCAGTTCAAAGTGGAGTATGATAGACTTGGATATACAAGCTTATCTTTAGCAAAGCAG ATTCCTGTCCGTCCTTTCAAACACAATGAATACGAGAGATTTATCCCAGCCGCTTATCCCTACTACGGTGCAGCATTTTCAATG ATGGCAGGTTTCTTTGTCTTCAGTGCTGTTCATCTTTACAACAAGTAG
- the LOC25492725 gene encoding probable NAD(P)H dehydrogenase (quinone) FQR1-like 2 yields the protein MGKGRGCIPSKKKAPTTEENEPLSVESQIPETETTSRSIDVATTSEAVKKLKVYIVFYSMYGHVESLARSLKKGVDSVDGVEGFLYRVVETLPKEVLELMKAPEKDDEVPLISAENLAEADGLLFGFPTRFGSMAAQMKGLFDSTGQLWKEQKLAGVPAGFFVSTGTQGGGQETTAWTAITQLVHHGMLYVPIGYTFGAGMFEMDSIRGGTPYGAGTYAGDGSRQATEAELALAEYQGRYMANIVKKLGQKS from the exons atggGGAAAGGAAGAGGTTGCATACCAAGCAAGAAAAAAGCACCAACTACAGAAGAGAATGAACCTCTTAGTGTTGAAAGCCAAATTCCAGAAACTGAAACAACAAGTAGAAGCATAGATGTAGCAACAACATCAGAAGCAGTGAAAAAGCTGAAAGTTTACATTGTTTTTTACTCAATGTATGGTCATGTGGAATCATTAGCAAGATCATTGAAAAAAGGGGTTGATTCTGTTGATGGTGTTGAAGGGTTTTTGTACCGTGTCGTAGAGACACTGCCAAAGGAAGTGTTGGAACTAATGAAAGCACCTGAGAAAGATGATGAGGTTCCTTTGATATCTGCTGAGAATTTGGCGGAGGCTGATGGGTTGTTGTTTGGGTTTCCGACGAGGTTTGGTAGTATGGCGGCGCAGATGAAGGGACTTTTCGATTCCACGGGGCAATTGTGGAAGGAACAGAAGCTTGCTGGTGTTCCTGCTGGGTTTTTTGTTAGTACTGGTACTCAAGGTGGTGGCCAAGAAACTACAGC CTGGACAGCAATAACACAATTAGTCCACCATGGAATGCTGTATGTTCCTATTGGATATACTTTTGGTGCTGGAATGTTTGAAATGGACTCAATTAGAGGTGGAACTCCATATGGTGCTGGAACCTATGCAGGAGATGGTTCAAGACAAGCAACTGAAGCTGAGTTGGCACTTGCTGAGTATCAAGGTAGATACATGGCTAATATAGTCAAGAAGTTAGGCCAGAAAAGCTAG